A window of Pedobacter lusitanus contains these coding sequences:
- a CDS encoding thiol-disulfide oxidoreductase DCC family protein, translating into MASALTIKKDIILFDGICNFCNSYINYVISHDEHNRFVFASLQSDTAKELSAAHQIDLQSLNSIIVIHHKKIFTRSDGIIHIAKHLKSKWSWLLLLAGYIPQSVRDYFYTLFANRRYSWFGQADSCMIPTKEVREKFLT; encoded by the coding sequence ATGGCATCTGCTTTAACTATAAAAAAGGATATTATACTATTTGACGGAATATGCAATTTCTGTAATAGTTATATCAATTATGTAATCAGTCATGATGAGCATAACAGATTTGTTTTTGCGTCATTGCAAAGTGATACGGCAAAAGAACTATCTGCAGCTCATCAGATTGATCTGCAAAGTCTGAACAGCATTATTGTCATACATCATAAAAAGATATTTACCCGGTCTGATGGTATTATCCATATTGCAAAACATTTAAAAAGTAAATGGTCATGGCTCTTGCTGCTGGCCGGATATATACCTCAGTCAGTCAGAGATTACTTTTACACTTTATTTGCCAACAGACGATATAGCTGGTTTGGACAGGCAGACAGCTGTATGATCCCGACCAAAGAGGTCAGAGAAAAATTTCTGACCTGA
- a CDS encoding pseudouridine synthase produces MLEIVYQDDHLIAINKPHGLLVHRSSIANDAKEFALQMLRDQVDRRVSPVHRLDRKTGGLLLFAFEKDVEIAMQQQFQNGEVKKKYLAIVRGYAPDSEEIDYPLAKENGTIQEAFTAFVTLKRAELEVAFGKHPTSRYSLVEASPTTGRMHQLRKHFAHIFYPIIGDRKHGCNKQNRFFKEQWEMTTMLLHASELQFKHPVTQEDIHIQATVQDEFKRVMDLMSW; encoded by the coding sequence ATGCTTGAAATTGTATACCAGGACGATCATTTAATTGCGATCAATAAACCACACGGATTACTTGTACACCGCTCATCTATAGCCAATGATGCAAAAGAATTTGCTTTGCAGATGCTAAGAGATCAGGTAGACAGACGCGTGAGTCCGGTACATCGTTTAGACAGGAAAACCGGCGGTTTATTATTATTTGCTTTTGAGAAAGACGTTGAAATTGCTATGCAGCAGCAGTTCCAGAATGGAGAGGTGAAAAAGAAATACCTTGCCATAGTGAGAGGTTATGCGCCTGACAGTGAAGAAATAGATTATCCGCTGGCTAAAGAAAACGGGACTATTCAGGAAGCTTTTACTGCCTTTGTTACACTCAAAAGAGCAGAACTTGAGGTTGCATTTGGTAAACATCCTACATCCAGGTATTCATTGGTTGAAGCCAGTCCGACAACCGGAAGAATGCATCAGCTTCGCAAACATTTTGCCCATATCTTTTATCCGATTATCGGTGACCGCAAACACGGTTGTAATAAGCAGAACAGATTTTTTAAAGAACAGTGGGAAATGACGACCATGTTATTACATGCTTCAGAACTTCAGTTTAAACATCCTGTTACGCAGGAAGATATACATATACAGGCGACTGTGCAGGATGAATTTAAAAGAGTAATGGATTTAATGAGCTGGTAA
- a CDS encoding NUDIX hydrolase: MESDQKIIRQSKWMWENCLPHISLDCVVFGFHDNQLKVLLLKMEATQKWLLPGGFVLKNEHLQDAAHRVLFERTGAERIYLQEFGVFGSLNRSEGFFESYPDDLWYKQRFISAGFYALVDYTAVNVTPDEYSDTCQWSNIDDLPELAMDHQLIYDNALAILRQQLSHKPIGLNLLPERFTISELQKLYETILGRSLNRGNFYRRIMRFGILVKQEDPRKGGAHKAPYLYSFDPLKYQESLQGLDW; the protein is encoded by the coding sequence ATGGAATCAGACCAAAAGATCATCAGACAAAGCAAATGGATGTGGGAAAACTGTTTACCCCACATTTCTCTGGACTGCGTAGTATTCGGTTTTCATGATAATCAGCTCAAAGTGCTGTTGCTGAAAATGGAGGCCACTCAGAAATGGTTATTACCGGGTGGTTTTGTGCTCAAAAATGAACATCTGCAGGATGCTGCTCACCGGGTATTATTTGAACGCACAGGAGCTGAACGTATATATCTGCAGGAATTTGGTGTATTTGGAAGTTTAAACCGTTCTGAAGGATTCTTTGAAAGCTATCCTGATGATTTGTGGTATAAGCAGCGCTTTATCTCTGCAGGGTTTTACGCACTGGTAGATTATACTGCAGTTAATGTAACACCTGATGAATATAGCGATACCTGTCAGTGGAGCAATATTGATGATTTACCTGAACTGGCAATGGATCATCAGTTAATCTATGACAATGCTTTAGCTATATTAAGACAGCAGCTCAGTCATAAACCCATTGGTTTAAATCTTCTTCCGGAAAGATTTACAATTTCAGAACTACAAAAACTATATGAAACCATATTGGGCAGGTCACTGAACAGAGGCAATTTTTACCGCCGTATTATGCGGTTTGGTATCCTGGTTAAACAGGAAGATCCCCGTAAAGGCGGGGCACATAAAGCGCCCTACCTTTACAGCTTTGATCCTCTGAAATATCAGGAGTCCCTGCAGGGACTTGATTGGTAG
- a CDS encoding efflux transporter outer membrane subunit, translated as MTHKYNKQVFALLAAAALFSACSVTKTYETPKVNTDGLYRGQNVTDSATMASQPWQTLFTDEKLKVLIQRGLDQNVNLKNAIQNILQAQATLQQAKLAYLPTLSADASVTRSKQSSAGLNFPPGININTLTNTYKLSLSTSWEADIWGKLSSSKRAALAKYLETDAAKKAIQTQLIADIANNYYSLLALDQQLAITQETLKSRIINVETMKTLKEGAVVNGAAVVQSEASRYATEVSIPDLKKSIREAENAMHILLAENPGTVDRSTMESQSVPAALATGVPAQLLQNRPDVQQAELAFRGAFENTNLARTYFYPSLTLTASGGFSNLTLKNFFDKSVFYNLVGGLTQPIFNQGLNKARLKTAQSQQIQAMNNFQQSLLVAGQEVSNALYAYQTAVEKQDSRAKQVAALVKAVDYTQDLLRYSSATNYTDVLTSEQSLLAAQLSGVSDHLQKLQAVVNLYRALGGGWK; from the coding sequence ATGACTCATAAATATAACAAACAGGTTTTTGCCCTGCTGGCCGCTGCAGCTCTTTTCAGTGCGTGTTCAGTAACGAAAACCTACGAAACACCGAAAGTGAATACCGACGGACTGTATCGCGGACAAAATGTAACAGATTCTGCAACCATGGCTTCCCAGCCATGGCAGACCCTGTTTACCGATGAGAAGCTGAAGGTTTTAATTCAGAGAGGTCTGGATCAGAATGTGAATCTGAAAAATGCAATCCAGAACATATTACAGGCACAGGCTACGCTGCAACAGGCGAAACTGGCTTATCTGCCTACTTTAAGTGCTGATGCCAGTGTAACCAGAAGTAAACAGTCTTCTGCAGGATTGAATTTTCCTCCCGGGATTAATATTAATACGCTGACCAATACTTATAAATTGTCCTTAAGTACATCCTGGGAAGCAGATATCTGGGGAAAACTAAGCAGTAGTAAAAGAGCAGCTTTAGCAAAATACCTGGAAACAGATGCAGCTAAAAAAGCAATTCAGACACAGCTGATTGCAGATATTGCCAATAACTATTATAGTTTACTGGCTTTAGATCAGCAGCTGGCTATCACACAGGAAACGCTTAAAAGCAGAATTATCAATGTAGAAACTATGAAAACCTTAAAAGAAGGTGCAGTAGTTAACGGAGCAGCTGTAGTACAAAGTGAAGCAAGCCGTTATGCAACTGAAGTTTCTATACCAGATCTGAAAAAGAGTATCAGGGAAGCAGAAAATGCCATGCATATCCTGCTGGCCGAGAATCCTGGAACTGTTGACAGAAGTACAATGGAATCGCAGTCAGTTCCTGCAGCATTGGCTACTGGTGTTCCAGCTCAGTTATTGCAAAACCGCCCTGATGTTCAGCAGGCTGAACTTGCCTTCAGAGGTGCTTTTGAAAATACCAATCTGGCCAGAACTTATTTCTATCCAAGTTTAACATTAACAGCCAGTGGTGGATTCTCCAATCTGACACTGAAAAACTTTTTTGATAAATCTGTCTTTTATAATTTAGTAGGAGGACTGACCCAGCCAATTTTTAACCAGGGTTTAAACAAAGCCCGTTTAAAAACGGCTCAGTCACAACAAATACAGGCCATGAATAACTTTCAGCAAAGTTTGCTGGTTGCAGGGCAGGAGGTATCAAATGCACTTTACGCATATCAGACTGCAGTAGAGAAACAGGACTCAAGAGCCAAACAAGTTGCTGCACTGGTTAAAGCAGTAGACTATACACAGGATTTATTGCGCTATAGCTCTGCCACAAATTATACCGATGTATTAACATCAGAACAAAGTTTACTGGCTGCACAGTTAAGTGGTGTGAGTGACCATTTACAGAAATTACAAGCGGTGGTTAATCTTTACCGCGCATTAGGTGGTGGCTGGAAATAG
- a CDS encoding efflux RND transporter permease subunit produces the protein MFKIFIQRPVLSTVISVIIVILGILGLTSLPIAQYPDIAPPTVNVAASYTGANADVVLKSIVIPLEEQINGVENMTYMTSTATNDGAASISIYFKVGTDPDLAAVNVQNRVSRATSLLPAEVTQAGVTVTKSQSSNLLIFSLYSDDKTYDQTFLQNYAKINLVPQIQRVTGVGNATVFGSKDYSMRIWLKPDMMQQYSLIPSDISAALAEQNIEAAPGKFGENGNQAFQYVIKYKGRLTTATEFENIIIKSVGKGQVLRLKDIAKVELGALSYTATIETNGKESVAVAISQTPGSNARDVINNSKKIIEDAAKTFPKGIKYTTLVDVNENLDASIDKVIHTLIEAFILVFIVVFIFLQDLRSTLVPAIAVPVAIVGTFFFLNLFGFTINLLTLFALVLAIGIVVDDAIVVVEAVHAKLDHGYKSAKKATIDAMGEISGAIISITLVMAAVFIPVTFITGSTGVFYKQFGITLAVAIILSAINALTLSPALCALLLKPHADDHKHQSFIQRFYTAFNVAFDNVTNKYKRSVQFLSVKKWIVLGSIVIAAAALFYMMKTTPSAFVPAEDQGTVFANISLPPSSSMERTAEVTKQVDSIANTIPGVQNTLRIVGQNFTAGAGSAYSMVILKLKTWDERKLSVNEVIGQLFAKTAGIREASIFFISPPTIQGFGQSGGFEFQLQDKGGHTTDEFFKINNQFIAALSKRPEIQYATTPFNPGFPQYLMDVNLEKCKDAGVSVNAVLQTMQGYYGGLYASNFNKFGKQYRVMVQAAAEFRANPEGLNKIFVRNNAGNMAPITEFVKMTRVYGPESISRFNLFSSISITGAPNPGFSSGDAIKAIQEVAATTLPAGYGYEFSGLTREELASGSETIFIFVLCLIFVYFLLSAQYESYILPFAVLLSIPFGLAGAYLFSIIFKLNSNIYLQISLIMLIGLLAKNGILIVEFALDRRRNGMPVVQSAIEGAVARLRPILMTSFAFIFGLVPLMFSTGAGAVGNKSIGTGAVGGMLIGTLLGVFVIPVLFIIFQNLQEKISGPAKKSYDEDDEEEEL, from the coding sequence ATGTTTAAAATATTCATACAAAGACCGGTACTCTCAACAGTAATCTCTGTGATTATTGTTATTCTGGGGATACTCGGACTCACGTCACTGCCAATAGCGCAGTATCCAGATATAGCACCGCCTACGGTTAATGTTGCTGCCAGTTATACCGGTGCAAATGCCGATGTGGTTTTAAAAAGTATCGTTATCCCGCTCGAAGAGCAGATTAATGGGGTAGAGAACATGACCTACATGACTTCTACCGCTACAAACGATGGTGCGGCAAGTATTTCAATTTACTTTAAAGTAGGAACTGACCCGGATTTAGCGGCTGTCAACGTACAGAACAGGGTATCCAGGGCAACCAGTTTATTGCCTGCAGAGGTAACTCAGGCAGGAGTAACAGTAACCAAAAGTCAAAGCAGTAACCTGCTGATCTTCTCCTTATACAGTGATGATAAGACATATGATCAGACTTTTTTACAGAATTATGCCAAGATCAATCTGGTGCCGCAAATTCAGCGTGTTACCGGGGTTGGTAACGCAACTGTTTTCGGTTCCAAAGATTACTCCATGCGTATCTGGTTAAAACCTGATATGATGCAGCAATACAGTCTGATACCGAGTGATATTTCTGCAGCACTGGCTGAACAGAATATTGAGGCTGCACCAGGTAAATTTGGTGAAAATGGGAACCAGGCATTTCAATACGTAATTAAATATAAAGGCCGTTTAACTACAGCAACTGAGTTTGAAAATATTATCATTAAATCAGTTGGTAAAGGACAGGTACTACGCTTAAAAGATATAGCTAAAGTAGAATTAGGCGCATTAAGTTATACCGCTACCATTGAAACCAATGGTAAAGAATCTGTAGCAGTAGCTATCAGTCAGACTCCGGGTTCCAATGCAAGAGATGTAATCAACAATTCGAAAAAGATTATTGAAGACGCTGCAAAGACCTTTCCTAAGGGAATAAAATATACCACACTGGTAGACGTCAATGAGAATCTTGACGCTTCAATTGATAAAGTAATTCATACTCTGATCGAGGCATTTATTCTCGTGTTTATCGTAGTATTTATCTTTTTACAGGATTTGAGATCAACACTGGTGCCTGCAATTGCAGTTCCCGTGGCTATTGTGGGTACTTTCTTCTTCCTGAATTTATTTGGTTTTACAATCAATCTGCTAACACTTTTCGCTCTCGTACTGGCCATTGGTATTGTGGTGGATGATGCGATTGTGGTCGTCGAAGCGGTTCATGCCAAACTGGATCATGGTTATAAATCAGCTAAAAAGGCAACTATAGATGCCATGGGCGAAATATCAGGTGCGATTATCTCGATTACCCTGGTAATGGCAGCGGTATTTATTCCGGTTACCTTTATTACAGGCTCTACTGGAGTATTTTATAAGCAATTTGGTATCACACTTGCCGTAGCAATTATTCTGTCGGCAATAAATGCTTTAACATTAAGTCCGGCACTCTGCGCACTGCTATTAAAGCCACATGCAGATGATCATAAACATCAGAGTTTTATACAAAGATTCTATACTGCTTTTAACGTTGCTTTCGATAACGTAACCAACAAGTATAAACGTTCAGTACAGTTTCTTTCTGTTAAAAAATGGATTGTTTTAGGCAGTATTGTCATAGCAGCAGCTGCTTTGTTTTATATGATGAAAACTACGCCTTCGGCTTTTGTACCGGCAGAAGATCAGGGAACCGTATTTGCCAATATCAGTTTGCCACCTTCATCCTCTATGGAGCGTACAGCAGAAGTGACCAAACAGGTTGACAGTATTGCCAATACCATACCCGGTGTTCAGAATACCCTGCGTATTGTAGGGCAGAACTTTACTGCCGGTGCCGGTAGTGCATATAGTATGGTTATCCTGAAGCTAAAAACCTGGGATGAACGTAAACTGAGTGTTAATGAGGTAATCGGACAGCTTTTTGCTAAAACTGCAGGAATCAGAGAAGCGAGTATCTTCTTTATTTCTCCGCCAACGATACAGGGATTTGGTCAGAGTGGAGGATTTGAATTCCAGCTTCAGGATAAAGGCGGACATACCACAGACGAGTTCTTCAAGATCAATAACCAGTTTATTGCTGCACTGTCCAAACGTCCGGAAATTCAGTATGCGACAACACCATTTAACCCTGGTTTCCCGCAATACCTGATGGATGTAAATCTGGAAAAATGTAAAGATGCAGGGGTTAGTGTAAACGCGGTTCTGCAAACCATGCAAGGTTATTATGGCGGGTTGTATGCTTCCAACTTCAATAAGTTTGGAAAGCAATACAGAGTCATGGTACAGGCAGCGGCCGAATTCCGTGCTAACCCAGAAGGATTAAATAAAATATTTGTCAGAAATAACGCTGGTAATATGGCGCCGATTACAGAATTTGTGAAAATGACAAGGGTATATGGTCCGGAATCTATTTCAAGGTTTAACCTTTTCAGCTCTATATCTATCACTGGCGCACCTAATCCGGGTTTCAGTTCTGGTGATGCAATTAAAGCCATTCAGGAAGTAGCTGCTACAACATTGCCAGCCGGTTATGGATATGAGTTCTCCGGTCTGACCAGAGAAGAGCTGGCCTCGGGCAGTGAAACTATATTCATCTTTGTTTTATGTCTTATTTTCGTGTACTTCCTGTTAAGTGCGCAGTATGAAAGTTATATTCTGCCTTTCGCAGTTCTATTATCTATTCCTTTCGGACTGGCAGGAGCTTATCTGTTCTCTATCATCTTTAAGCTGAACAGTAATATTTATCTCCAGATCTCACTGATCATGCTCATCGGATTACTGGCCAAAAACGGTATTCTGATCGTAGAATTTGCCTTAGACAGAAGAAGAAACGGAATGCCAGTGGTACAGTCGGCTATTGAAGGTGCCGTTGCCCGTCTGAGACCAATTCTGATGACTTCATTTGCCTTTATCTTCGGATTAGTGCCGCTGATGTTTTCTACTGGTGCAGGTGCGGTGGGTAACAAATCCATTGGTACCGGTGCAGTAGGAGGAATGCTGATCGGAACATTACTCGGTGTATTTGTAATCCCGGTATTGTTTATCATTTTCCAGAATCTACAGGAAAAAATCAGTGGTCCGGCTAAGAAAAGCTATGATGAGGATGATGAGGAAGAAGAATTATAA
- a CDS encoding efflux RND transporter periplasmic adaptor subunit, whose amino-acid sequence MKTSIQIGLLFIAGLTLASCGNDKNKAAQAAAAAGQVKEYKVLKLEPRSATLNTDYPASIQGQQNIEIRPRVDGYIDKIFVDEGAVVKVGQPLFKISAPQYEQEVRTANASIADALAKLNAAKLAINKVKPLVEKDIVSKYELESAQYTYESAQAAVATAKASLVNAKTNLGFTTVISPVNGVVGSIPFRLGSLVSSTTADPLTTVSSIGNVYAYFALNEKLLLDFTKDGSGSFAQKLAKLPKVSLLLSDGSPYTEEGNIETVNGLINTATGSANIRARFPNPKGIIRSGSSATVRIPNALKDVILVPQSATFELQDKRFVVVVGADGKTKNVAVTVMENTAGNFFVVENGLKAGDQIVLEGVATLKDGTQIKANAENPETVYADLK is encoded by the coding sequence ATGAAAACATCAATACAGATTGGGCTCCTGTTCATTGCAGGATTAACCCTCGCCTCATGTGGCAACGATAAAAACAAGGCCGCTCAGGCCGCCGCCGCAGCTGGGCAGGTGAAGGAATATAAAGTTCTGAAACTGGAGCCCAGATCTGCCACTTTAAACACAGATTACCCTGCCAGTATACAAGGACAGCAGAATATTGAAATCAGACCAAGAGTAGACGGATACATTGATAAAATATTTGTGGATGAAGGTGCTGTTGTCAAAGTTGGTCAGCCACTTTTTAAAATCAGTGCACCTCAGTATGAGCAGGAAGTCAGAACAGCAAATGCAAGTATAGCAGACGCACTGGCTAAACTCAATGCGGCCAAACTGGCTATCAATAAAGTTAAGCCACTGGTAGAAAAAGATATAGTAAGTAAATATGAGCTGGAATCTGCTCAATATACTTATGAATCTGCTCAGGCAGCAGTTGCTACAGCAAAAGCAAGTCTGGTTAATGCTAAAACTAATTTGGGATTTACAACAGTGATCAGTCCGGTTAATGGTGTAGTTGGATCTATCCCTTTCCGTTTGGGAAGTCTGGTGAGCAGCACTACTGCAGATCCTTTAACGACAGTTTCAAGCATTGGGAATGTCTACGCTTATTTCGCATTGAATGAGAAGCTTTTATTAGATTTCACTAAAGACGGTAGTGGTTCATTTGCACAAAAACTGGCTAAACTGCCTAAAGTTTCGCTGTTACTTTCTGATGGTTCTCCTTACACAGAAGAAGGGAATATTGAAACTGTAAATGGCCTGATTAATACAGCCACAGGATCGGCCAATATCAGAGCCCGTTTTCCAAACCCTAAAGGTATTATCCGCAGTGGAAGCAGTGCAACAGTAAGAATTCCAAATGCTTTGAAAGATGTAATTCTGGTTCCGCAGAGTGCCACTTTTGAATTACAGGATAAACGTTTTGTAGTCGTAGTCGGAGCAGATGGAAAAACCAAAAATGTAGCCGTTACAGTAATGGAAAATACAGCAGGAAATTTCTTTGTGGTAGAAAATGGCCTGAAAGCAGGAGATCAGATTGTACTCGAGGGAGTTGCAACTTTAAAAGATGGTACGCAGATTAAAGCGAATGCCGAAAATCCGGAAACTGTTTACGCAGATTTAAAATAA
- a CDS encoding TetR/AcrR family transcriptional regulator, with translation MPVKDKGTEQLIKDTAKKIFFAEGKLHATTQDIADAAGVNRTLVHYYFRSRKHLFELVTEEALDELRQIMGDAFIGKQSFKEKLKKLIHVFMDQTIAFPYRELFLITETNRYDQGHADQVHDSHTKPFLEEVKAEMDKGNIKAMDPRHFMMNLFSLMAYPLLTSTLSKGFMKIDDHEYAKLMKQRKQLILEMIYPE, from the coding sequence ATGCCAGTAAAAGACAAAGGAACTGAACAGCTAATTAAAGACACTGCCAAAAAGATATTCTTTGCAGAAGGAAAATTACATGCAACCACTCAGGATATTGCTGATGCAGCCGGTGTGAACAGAACTCTTGTCCATTACTATTTCAGATCCAGAAAACATCTGTTTGAACTGGTTACTGAAGAAGCTTTGGACGAATTACGTCAGATTATGGGAGATGCATTTATAGGAAAACAAAGTTTTAAAGAAAAACTGAAAAAACTAATTCACGTTTTTATGGATCAGACTATTGCTTTTCCTTACCGGGAGTTATTCCTGATTACAGAAACCAACCGTTATGACCAGGGACATGCTGATCAGGTTCATGACAGTCATACCAAGCCATTTCTTGAAGAAGTAAAAGCTGAAATGGATAAGGGAAATATTAAGGCTATGGACCCCCGTCATTTTATGATGAACCTGTTTTCTTTAATGGCATACCCTTTACTCACTTCTACCTTAAGCAAAGGATTTATGAAAATAGATGATCATGAATATGCTAAACTCATGAAACAAAGAAAACAACTCATTTTAGAAATGATCTACCCAGAATAA
- a CDS encoding AraC family transcriptional regulator, whose amino-acid sequence MKRYRQFLPVIISDFEIKTWPHPVHNHNHYELIYIKKGTGSHHLNKEIISYQQGNLFLLGPEDEHYFDITESTRFVFLKFTDFYLHGEEKIKDQWVQEMEYLIKNRETRLSGFQLSTTDQYLIDLIYEVIIGLKPDIQTNERLIWLQIMAIATILRRNLPEITSSVARSRAMENVFAYIHEHIYTPDKLKAGVMAKHFHTTADYIGPYFKRNAGLTLREYIGNYRKVLIRKRMASGHYSLKQIASEFGLTDESHVSKLLKTAD is encoded by the coding sequence ATGAAACGCTATCGCCAGTTCCTGCCGGTTATTATTTCGGATTTTGAAATTAAGACCTGGCCGCATCCGGTTCATAATCACAATCATTATGAGCTGATTTATATTAAAAAAGGGACAGGCAGCCATCATCTCAATAAAGAAATCATCAGTTATCAGCAAGGCAACCTGTTTCTTCTGGGGCCCGAAGATGAACACTACTTTGATATTACAGAAAGTACCCGTTTTGTTTTTCTGAAGTTTACAGATTTCTATCTGCATGGCGAGGAAAAAATAAAAGATCAGTGGGTACAGGAAATGGAATATCTGATTAAAAACAGGGAAACCCGTTTATCAGGTTTTCAATTAAGTACAACTGATCAGTATCTGATAGATCTGATCTATGAAGTAATTATTGGGCTGAAACCTGATATTCAAACCAATGAGCGGCTTATCTGGCTGCAAATTATGGCAATTGCCACAATCCTGAGAAGAAATCTTCCTGAAATCACTTCTTCAGTTGCCAGGAGCAGGGCAATGGAGAATGTATTTGCCTATATCCATGAACATATCTACACGCCAGACAAACTCAAAGCAGGGGTGATGGCTAAACATTTTCATACTACCGCTGATTATATCGGCCCTTATTTTAAGAGAAATGCAGGGCTGACACTTCGTGAATATATCGGTAACTATCGTAAGGTTCTGATCCGTAAAAGAATGGCCAGCGGACACTATAGTCTTAAACAAATTGCCAGTGAATTCGGACTGACAGATGAAAGTCACGTCAGTAAACTACTGAAAACTGCTGATTAG